The genomic segment gacttaGTGCCAATTTTTAGTCAGAATACTGCAGTGTATGGTACATTAGCTAATCACTTCCTTCTTCTGATCCACAAAGTTCACAGAATGACTCAGCGTAGCACAACCTTCTCTGACAGGATCAGTATAGCCTATCAGGTTTCAGGGGTTGTTGTCATCTGACCTCTTTGGCTGATTAATTACTCTCCAGGTTTTCCATTAGTCTTCACGCAGGCTGTATTTGACTGTCTTTCGTATTGctaaaactgtcactaatgtgGTCGAATAATCAGCAGTGAATTATCTAGGTTCACAGAGTAGTGCTGACTAACAGGAAAGACAGCCTGATTGGGTAGTAACACAAATATTTGCTGTGTTAAAGTACCATTATTCACTGTTTCTCTCCATTGACACTAAATGGTGTTTCAAGGCCAATCTGTTCATTCTGACtctccccaccccccaccccactccCTGTCTTTGGATCCTCAGCGGCACTTCAGGCCTTGAAAAGAAAGAAGCGGTACGAGAAGCAGCTCGAGCAGATCGATGGGACGCTGTCCACCATCGAATTCCAGCGGGAGGCTCTGGAGAACGCCAACACCAACACTGAAGTGCTCAAAAACATGGGCTTCGCTGCCAAGGCCATGAAGTCTGCTCATGAAAACATGTAAGAGCGAGCACCGAGGCATGATCGATTGGACTGGGACGAAACCTCTCTGCACAGATTATATTTGCAACTTCCTTTTTGTTACTGAGACTAAAGCAAGCGTAAAGAAGATTCAGTCAGTTCTGAAATGATCAGAAATTTTACAAGGAGGCTTTGCTGATAATGAAATGCATATAATTTCACCAACATGCAGTAATCCtttcttttatgcatttatttcagTCAGTATCTGTAAAATGTAACCATAAAAAAGTGTATGTGGGTTTCACTGCCATGTATGTTAGAAGCCTGACATCCTCCTTAGTTTTTGCCGTAGAACTGCTCAGACATCTAATCGTCATATTTAGATTAAATAGCCTATTTTATAAAACCTATATGAGTGAATTCTCTTTTGCTCACAGTCTTTCCTTCTTATTTCAGGGACATTGACAAAGTGGATGAACTGATGCAGGACATTACAGAGCAGCAGGAACTGGCCCAGGAAATCTCTGACGCCATCTCTAAACCTGTGGGCTTTGGTGAGGAGTTTGATGAGGTAGGTGAAGCTCTTCAGGTGttttatgtttacatttgtgtGGTATATCTGTGATCTGTTAGTATTAAATATTTGTGATTCTAAGTGTTCAAGTGCCTCATTTTATTCACAGATTTTAttaccaaaaatacataaattgaGAGCGTAGCCAAATAAAACAGGTAATGatgattaaagaaaaaagactcAATTCTAAGcttaaatcaaaaaaatgaaatggttCAGGAGGGTTAATCTGTACTTGCATCCACAGCAACGTATTGATAACTGCAGATACACACTGTTATGACCCTGGCTTGTAGGCACGTTAAAGTGTGCTTTAACCAGGATGGAGAAGGTGGAGTTGCACCTAAAAAGTTTTAATAgattcttttaaaatatttttttaatgtcttttttcACAAAACAGCACAGGAGACAAAAAATGACTACACCctcagttaaaagaaaaaaaactcaaccTTTGGTACCACCTCGAGATCTGTTGTCTGTACACAGAGTAGTCTATGCATGGTGCAGTTTCTACTAAACCTGGCACAATCATCAGGGTGAGGCAAGTGTCCCAGatggaaacaaaacaagttaCTAAGCCAGAAACAAGCAAGCACCTGTGTGTGGAGCCGAACAAGAAGCCTGAGATACATGAAATTAACAATTtaagtgatatatatatatatatatatatatatatatatatatataaaagctGAAATTGGCAGCCCCTTTTAAGACAGCTTCTGGAATAATCTGGAGCTTGATTGGAGCACAGGACTGGGGCAGCAGTCCATCAGAAAATGCAAAAGGCAGAATAATGAAGAACCAGGGACCAATCAGGAGAAGGAGTCTGCACACTAACGAGCATGCAAAGAAGTTGAACCACACAACGGAGAGAGAGTAGAGAGACACTGGGCTTTAACACACAGCCTCACACAACCACATAAACGTACAGTTACTTAAATGTGCATTTATGCATATGCTCCATACTTAGTTTATACTATATTTATGCCCTACATCTATCTAGTTGATACTGGTTTCCAGTGTCTATTCTAATCCTTTCTCATTCACattaaacacatttctaaattctGCTGTGTTCGACCGTGAATCCTCTTGGCCACAGTGAAATCGTTCtgtcttttgtgtctttttcttaTCTAAGGCTTCCTTCTTAATGATGGTGGGATTTTACTGTACATGACATAAGCATCTTTTCATACGCCTGACTCAGAAATATCATTACTTATCTCTTAGAGAGTTAATATTATCCCGTGTTTGGCATATGAATGTTGCACTGATAATGATATTGGGTTAACCCAGTATAGCCAAGtctaattattagttattatctTTTTGCTTTTGCTGGTATGAATACGTTGGTGCTGGTCTTCATCCTTGGGGTGAATTTCTTTGCTTCTCAGGATGAGCTGCTTGCCGAGCTGGACGAGCTGGAACAGGAAGAGCTGGACAAAAATCTGCTCGAGATCGGTGGACCAGAGACCGCCCCTCTCCCCAATGTGCCTTCGACTTCATTACCTTCCAGACCTGGTAAGAACTCTGGGGTGTAACCATTTGCATTGCATTTTTTACGCTGTTCGCAGGATATACAAACTGTTAATTACTAACTTTCAGTGATGCGACTgctgtagttttatttttagttatatAGCACCGAATCACAACAGCGGTTTCCTCAACGAGCTTTATTTCATAGGATCTTTATCTTTATCGTCAGCTAAAGATGCTgctataataaagaaaaaacctcaaTCAGATGATCCCTTATGAGCAGGCACTTGCCCCAAAGGTTTCATGGTCAGCttatccagccctaactatatgc from the Pelmatolapia mariae isolate MD_Pm_ZW linkage group LG20, Pm_UMD_F_2, whole genome shotgun sequence genome contains:
- the LOC134618379 gene encoding charged multivesicular body protein 4b-like, yielding MSVFGKIFGGGGKSGKGPSPQEAIQKLRETEEMLTKKQEFLEKKIEQELQTAKKNGTKNKRAALQALKRKKRYEKQLEQIDGTLSTIEFQREALENANTNTEVLKNMGFAAKAMKSAHENMDIDKVDELMQDITEQQELAQEISDAISKPVGFGEEFDEDELLAELDELEQEELDKNLLEIGGPETAPLPNVPSTSLPSRPARKEEDEDDMEDLQRWAMEAM